Genomic window (Corynebacterium simulans):
GGGTGCGCCGACTCAATCCCCGCGACCGCCTCGGCGACCGTGCCCGCGTCGCCCACGACCTCGATATCCCCTGCGTCGGCCAACTCCGCACGCACGCCGGCACGGAAGACAGAATGATCATCGACGAGGAAAACGGAAACCATGGCTACAAAGCTACCGTGAGCTCCACCTCGGTGCCCTCTCCCGGACGCGAGTTCACCCGCGCGGTGCCCCCGGCGCGTTCCATGCGCCCGCGGATAGAGTCCCGGATTCCGTGCCGGTCCCCGGTCACCGCGTTCGGGTCAAAGCCCGCGCCACGGTCGCGCACAAAAATGGACAGCTCGCCGGCTAAGTTTTCCGCATACACGTCCACCGTATCGACGCCCGCGTGCTTACTGGCGTTGACCATCGCTTCCCGCGCCGCCTGCACCGCTAGCTTCGTGGGCTCGGTAAGCTCGATATCTTCGCCCACCGTCACCGGCGCAATCCGCACCGGGAACAGGTCTTCGACCTCGCCACACGCCGCGGCCAGCGCGCCAAAGACCGTCGCCGGCGCCGCCGAGGGGGCGTCAAATAGCCAGGCACGCAGCTCGCGTTCCTGCGATCGTGCGAGCCGCGCGACCTCCGCCGGATCCTCCGCGCGTTTTTGAATGAGCGCCAAGGTCTGCAGCACCGAGTCATGTAGGCGCGCCGCCATGATCGCCTGGGCTTCCGATGCCGCCTTCTCCGCGCCCTCATCCGCCACCTGGCGCCACAGCTTGAGCACGAGCGGCACCACGAGGGCGCCGAGGCCGACAACGGTCAGCGCGACCGCCGCCAACGCCGGAATAAAGTCCGCGCCGCCGTCCCACCGCGCGATGGTAATGACCACGCCGGACAAGACGAGCACACTACCCGCAGCAATACTCAGCTTGCTCGATACGTTCTCGAGCCCGCGGTCATAGGCTTGCCACGTCACGAGCGCGCCCGCGCCTACGATGACCAGCGGCAGCAGCATGTTGGCTCCGCTGGCCAGCGCGCTGACGACCGCCGCCACGGCAATGAAGACAAGCAACCAGTTAGCCCGGAAGTCGAAGCGGGAGGCGGGCGCGGGGGCATCGGCAGGCTTGGTCGCAACCCATACCCCGGCGTAGAGGAACGCGCCGAGGCCGCCCAAGGCGCACAACGCGGTCAAGGCCAGACGCACGAACAACACGTCAACGCCCAGGTGCGCCGCGACCCCCGCGCCCACGCCCGCCACGACGCGGCCGTCCTGGGGACGTGCCAAAGTCGGGAACGCGGGCTGAGTCGCGCGCGAAGCATAGGGAGAACTCATGCGCTTAATCTTCGCACGGCTGCACCCCGCGCGGATCGGGGTAAACCCTGAAGTTCAAAAATCAGGGCGTTCCCCGATGGTGGCGTACCTCGCGGTGCGTCACAATATAGGTATGAACACCGCGACTCTCAACCAGATGTGGGACACGCGCCCGCCCCGCATCCCGAGAAACCAGGGCGGCAATGCCATGATTGCCGGTGTCTGCGAAGGCATCGGCGTGCGCTACCAAATCGACCCGGTCCTCGTCCGCGTGGCTTTCGTTGTTACCGCGCTCGTCCTCGGCGGCGGCATCGCGCTCTACGCCCTGGCATGGATGTGCATGCCGCTCTACGGCAAGGCCACCGCACCCGTCCAGGACCTCTTTGGCAAGGCCGACGGCCCAAAGTCCGAATCCAGCCTCGCCATCGGGCTCATCATTCTCTTCGCCGCCACGGCCGGCTTCGGCCCGCTATTCGGCGAGAAGCAAACCCTCTCCACCGTCGTCATCTTCATCCTCGCTGCCGTAGCCTGGTACGGACTGCACCAACGCCAACCCATCCCGCCCGCCGGCGTCCTCGCGTCGCCGATCCCCGATACCACCCCGGGCCCCGATATGTCCGCCTTCACCCCCGTCGAAGGCTACCCGTTTCCGCCGGGGCGCACGACCCCACCGTCCTGGGATCCCCTGGGCACGGTGCCCGAGGCCTGGCATCTGCCCGACCCAGCGCCCTACAAGCAGCCTGAGCCAAAGAAGAAGCACCGCGAAGGCGTCATTGCGGCCATCGCGATTTCCGCCGCCGTCATCGCCGGCCTCGGCTTCGTGCTCACCATGACCATGACCAGCGAGGACGAGACCTCCAGCGACGTACGGTTTACCCCGCACGATGGCGCGGAGCTGCAGGACCTCTACGACAATGGCATCGGCAAGCTCACGCTCGACCTGCGTGAGCTGGAGCTCGACTCCCCGCGCACCGTGACCGTCGACAACGGAATTGGTGCCACGGAAGTCTACCTGCCGGACAACCTGCCCATCGCGATCGAATGCGACGCCGGCATTGGTGAGAGCAACTGCGTTCCACGCACGGATCGAGGCGCTAAGCTGACATTAATTATCGATAACGGAATTGGCACTACTACTATTCACGAATAATGAAAAAGAAGACTATCGCTATCACGACCGCCGCCCTCGCCGTCCTCACTGTGGGCGGTGGCGGCGCCTACTACCTCACCTTCGGCCCCGACGGCGTGGTGCTCACCGCCGCCGATGTCACGACCGTCGCGGCGAAGGACATCACGCAGTCCGTGCCCGCCACGGGCTCGATCGCACCCGCCCGCGAGGTCTCGCTCGCCACGACGCAGACCGGGCCCATCGTCACGCTCGACGCGAAGGTCGGCCAGCGCGTCACGGCCAACCAGCGCCTCGCCTCCTTCGACACCTCTGCTACCGAACGCGAGCTCCAAAGTCAGCGTGCCGCTCAGGCCGCGGAAGAAGTCGGCGCGTTCAATCAGGTCGAGGACGCGCAGCTCCAGCTCAACCAGCTCCAGGACGCGTTGGATCAAGGCCTCAACGGCGAGGTCAATGCCGCCCGCGCCTCCGTGGACACCGCGCAGCACAGCTTCGACGACGCGCAGCAGGCCGTCGCCGAGTCCCGCGCCGCCGCAGATCCTTCCGTCGCCGAAGCCGCCGCCGCGGTAGACACGGCCCGCGCCGGGCTGCGCACCGCGAATAACGCATCGCTCCAGGCCGCGCTCGCCTCACTCGGTGCTGCTGGCGAGGCCACCGCAGACAGCGCCACCATGGCCACGTCGCTGCTCGCCTCGACCGAGGCGGATGACGCGGTCAGCGACGCCCAGAAGCAGGTTGACCGCGCCGAGGAGTCCTACGCCCGCGCGCTCGAGGCCGTGGACCGCGAGGTCGGTGCCAAACAGCGCGCCGCCAACGCTGCCTACGCCCAGCTTTCCGATGCCCAGCTCGCCCAGCGCGCCGCCGAGCTCAGCGCCCAACAGCAAATCGACGCGCAGTCCCAGGCCGTCAACCACGCCCTCAAGTCCGCCGCGGGCGCACGCGTCGCCGCCGAGGAAGCCAATGCGAAACTCGAGTTCGACATCTCTGGTTCTCAGCTATTTTCTCCGCTTAATGGAGTGATCACGTCCGTCACCGCGCAGCAAGGCCGCCCCGCCGAGGGGCCACTGCTCGCGATCGCGG
Coding sequences:
- a CDS encoding ATP-binding protein, translated to MSSPYASRATQPAFPTLARPQDGRVVAGVGAGVAAHLGVDVLFVRLALTALCALGGLGAFLYAGVWVATKPADAPAPASRFDFRANWLLVFIAVAAVVSALASGANMLLPLVIVGAGALVTWQAYDRGLENVSSKLSIAAGSVLVLSGVVITIARWDGGADFIPALAAVALTVVGLGALVVPLVLKLWRQVADEGAEKAASEAQAIMAARLHDSVLQTLALIQKRAEDPAEVARLARSQERELRAWLFDAPSAAPATVFGALAAACGEVEDLFPVRIAPVTVGEDIELTEPTKLAVQAAREAMVNASKHAGVDTVDVYAENLAGELSIFVRDRGAGFDPNAVTGDRHGIRDSIRGRMERAGGTARVNSRPGEGTEVELTVAL
- a CDS encoding PspC domain-containing protein, encoding MNTATLNQMWDTRPPRIPRNQGGNAMIAGVCEGIGVRYQIDPVLVRVAFVVTALVLGGGIALYALAWMCMPLYGKATAPVQDLFGKADGPKSESSLAIGLIILFAATAGFGPLFGEKQTLSTVVIFILAAVAWYGLHQRQPIPPAGVLASPIPDTTPGPDMSAFTPVEGYPFPPGRTTPPSWDPLGTVPEAWHLPDPAPYKQPEPKKKHREGVIAAIAISAAVIAGLGFVLTMTMTSEDETSSDVRFTPHDGAELQDLYDNGIGKLTLDLRELELDSPRTVTVDNGIGATEVYLPDNLPIAIECDAGIGESNCVPRTDRGAKLTLIIDNGIGTTTIHE
- a CDS encoding efflux RND transporter periplasmic adaptor subunit, which gives rise to MDQGLNGEVNAARASVDTAQHSFDDAQQAVAESRAAADPSVAEAAAAVDTARAGLRTANNASLQAALASLGAAGEATADSATMATSLLASTEADDAVSDAQKQVDRAEESYARALEAVDREVGAKQRAANAAYAQLSDAQLAQRAAELSAQQQIDAQSQAVNHALKSAAGARVAAEEANAKLEFDISGSQLFSPLNGVITSVTAQQGRPAEGPLLAIADDSSLLVKATVKEADIADIEVGDRVTFTSPSQPHKEYTGTVSFISPVSAAPAAPAAPAEAAGSGASAPAASGTGAGSGKAEFPIEVRVDGNREGLRLGSTAKVKVVTHEDKDALTVPLSALIDGDKAVLVVSDSGTIERRDVKLGTRTDFEAAVTSGLHRGDRVLTQGAAHEGDVGQQASLPDAASGEK